A genomic region of Catalinimonas niigatensis contains the following coding sequences:
- a CDS encoding nitrate reductase, whose amino-acid sequence MKQTSTSRTTCSYCGVGCGILVNKDRQGKVTVAGDPDHPVNKGMLCSKGMNLHYVAEDRSDRLLHPQMRWSRSAPMQKVSWDRALDRAAAVFKSLIRNYGPDSVGFYVSGQCLTEEYYLVNKLTKGFLGTNNVDTNSRLCMSSAVAGYAKTLGEDAVPICYDDIEQADCFFIAGANPAWCHPILFRRIEKHKEQNPDTRIIVVDPRKTQSCALADLHLQIRPGTDTVLYHAIGRCLIEQGDIDLAFIRSHTDGFEVYRKEVMQTTLQEAAAICDVPIDEIMLAAKYIGNAKGFLTLWAMGLNQSASGVNKNLALINLNLITGHIGKPGSGPFSLTGQPNAMGGREVGGMASLLAAHRNLLDANHRQEVADFWGVEQIADKPGLTATQMFDALREGKMKAVWIICTNPLVSLPDARKIEEALQKASFVVVQDISNRSDTVAYADLVLPAAGWLEKEGTMTNSERRISYLEKVIEAPGEALPDAEILIRFAQKMGFHGFDYASMAEVYAEHCALTKGTNIDISGLDYEVLKDKGTMQWPVPQKGHPGTPRLFEDKKFYTPNHRAQIQASGAANLSEAVTPDFPLILTTGRVRDQWHTMTRTGKVQKLRKHISQPFLEIHPQDALARNIKEDDVVVISNSRGEVKVKAKVTEDIKKGVVFLPMHWGKILQKDFGRANNLTNNLYDPVSKEPDFKFSAVQVAKVTKTRQKIVIIGAGAAAYRFINTYRELNQEDEIHVFSKEEYPFYNRVLLPEYINDSLSWQDLMKFKTAEEFAKLNVHLHPSNAIASIDRQQKTVTDADEKEHTYDILVMATGSRAFVPGDVPIHYPGIFTMRSRDNADKLKYYLPNHAHVIIVGGGLLGLELAAALLEMNVKVTIVQLASRLMERQLDHTASALLREKVEEMGIHLQMNDQVQLIEPHEPNQPIQARLKSGKSITCHAVVYAIGTRPNIEMARETQLACGRGVQVNDYLQTSDPDIFALGEIAEHREKMLGITAAAEQQADIAARYIAGDPLSMYQGSTPMNILKFSHLDLCSVGIAEIPHHNRHEYEEIIFLDKSRAYYKKCIIHHDRLVGAILMGDKSEFAEFKSLIEEKTELGDTREKLLRSGGPSKVVKGKLVCSCGNVGKGNLEEAITGGAHQLGTLCQATGAGLGCGSCKPELKALIDEHLMIKV is encoded by the coding sequence ATGAAACAAACATCCACCTCTCGTACTACCTGCTCCTACTGTGGGGTAGGATGTGGCATTCTGGTCAACAAAGACCGACAGGGAAAGGTCACGGTGGCCGGTGATCCTGATCATCCTGTCAATAAAGGGATGCTTTGTTCTAAAGGCATGAACCTGCACTATGTGGCAGAAGACCGCAGCGACCGCCTGCTGCATCCGCAAATGCGCTGGAGCCGCTCTGCACCCATGCAGAAAGTCAGCTGGGATAGAGCACTGGACAGAGCTGCAGCGGTTTTCAAATCACTCATCCGTAACTATGGACCGGATTCGGTAGGTTTTTATGTGTCGGGTCAATGTCTGACAGAGGAGTATTATCTGGTCAATAAGCTTACCAAAGGTTTCCTGGGTACCAACAATGTAGACACCAATTCCAGACTGTGCATGAGTTCGGCTGTGGCGGGCTATGCCAAAACTCTGGGTGAAGATGCCGTACCCATTTGCTATGACGACATTGAGCAGGCCGATTGCTTTTTCATTGCGGGGGCCAATCCTGCCTGGTGCCATCCGATTCTGTTTCGTCGCATTGAAAAGCATAAAGAGCAAAATCCGGATACCAGGATCATTGTGGTAGACCCTCGCAAGACGCAGAGCTGTGCTCTGGCTGATTTACATTTGCAGATTCGCCCGGGCACAGATACGGTGCTCTACCATGCCATTGGCCGTTGCCTGATTGAGCAGGGCGATATAGACCTGGCTTTTATCCGCAGCCACACCGATGGTTTTGAAGTCTATCGCAAAGAGGTCATGCAGACTACTCTACAGGAAGCGGCAGCGATTTGCGATGTGCCGATAGATGAGATCATGCTGGCTGCCAAATACATTGGTAATGCCAAAGGCTTTCTGACGCTATGGGCAATGGGTCTTAACCAAAGTGCTTCCGGAGTTAATAAAAATCTGGCGCTGATCAACCTCAACCTGATTACCGGACATATTGGTAAACCCGGTTCGGGGCCTTTTTCACTTACCGGACAGCCCAATGCGATGGGGGGACGCGAAGTAGGAGGGATGGCCAGTTTGCTGGCAGCCCACCGCAATCTGCTGGATGCCAATCATCGGCAGGAAGTAGCAGATTTCTGGGGTGTGGAGCAGATTGCTGACAAACCCGGACTTACGGCTACCCAGATGTTTGATGCCCTGCGGGAAGGAAAAATGAAAGCCGTCTGGATCATCTGTACCAATCCATTGGTGAGTCTGCCCGATGCGCGTAAAATTGAGGAAGCCTTGCAAAAGGCCTCTTTCGTGGTGGTACAGGATATTTCCAATCGCTCGGATACGGTAGCCTATGCGGATCTGGTACTGCCTGCTGCCGGTTGGCTGGAAAAAGAAGGCACCATGACCAATTCTGAAAGAAGGATCAGCTACCTGGAGAAAGTTATAGAGGCTCCCGGAGAAGCCCTGCCCGATGCGGAAATTTTGATTCGCTTTGCCCAAAAAATGGGCTTTCACGGATTTGACTATGCCTCTATGGCTGAAGTCTATGCCGAGCACTGTGCGCTGACCAAAGGTACTAACATAGACATTTCCGGTCTGGATTATGAGGTGTTGAAAGACAAGGGTACGATGCAATGGCCGGTTCCTCAAAAAGGTCATCCCGGAACGCCTCGTCTTTTTGAAGATAAAAAGTTTTACACGCCCAACCATAGAGCACAGATACAGGCCAGCGGGGCCGCCAACCTTTCGGAAGCTGTCACTCCTGATTTCCCACTCATCCTCACCACTGGCCGAGTACGCGATCAGTGGCATACCATGACCCGAACCGGGAAGGTGCAGAAGCTCAGGAAACACATCAGCCAGCCCTTTCTGGAAATCCATCCTCAGGATGCTTTGGCAAGAAATATCAAAGAGGATGATGTGGTGGTGATCAGCAATTCCAGGGGAGAGGTCAAAGTAAAAGCGAAGGTTACGGAAGATATCAAAAAAGGAGTGGTTTTTCTGCCCATGCACTGGGGTAAAATATTACAGAAAGATTTTGGCAGGGCCAATAACCTGACCAACAACCTCTACGATCCGGTGTCCAAAGAACCTGACTTTAAGTTTTCTGCGGTACAGGTAGCCAAAGTAACCAAAACCCGACAAAAGATTGTCATCATCGGAGCTGGAGCAGCGGCCTATCGTTTTATCAATACCTACCGTGAACTAAATCAGGAGGATGAAATTCATGTTTTTTCCAAAGAAGAATACCCTTTCTATAACCGGGTGCTGCTGCCTGAATACATCAACGACAGCCTGAGCTGGCAGGACCTGATGAAGTTTAAAACGGCGGAGGAGTTTGCGAAGCTCAACGTGCATTTGCACCCTTCCAACGCCATTGCCTCCATAGACCGCCAGCAAAAAACGGTTACCGATGCTGATGAGAAAGAACATACTTACGATATACTGGTCATGGCTACCGGAAGTCGGGCTTTTGTACCGGGCGATGTGCCTATACACTATCCGGGCATCTTTACCATGCGCAGTCGGGATAATGCTGATAAACTCAAATACTATCTGCCCAATCATGCGCATGTGATCATTGTAGGAGGCGGTCTGCTGGGCTTGGAATTGGCGGCCGCTTTGCTGGAAATGAACGTAAAAGTGACTATCGTACAACTTGCCTCAAGGCTGATGGAACGTCAACTGGACCATACCGCCAGTGCTCTGCTGCGTGAGAAAGTAGAAGAAATGGGTATTCACCTGCAAATGAACGATCAGGTACAGTTGATTGAACCTCACGAACCCAATCAACCGATACAGGCACGTCTTAAAAGTGGTAAGTCTATCACTTGTCATGCGGTGGTGTATGCCATCGGCACCCGCCCAAATATTGAAATGGCGCGTGAAACCCAACTGGCCTGTGGGAGAGGAGTACAAGTTAATGATTATCTGCAAACTTCAGATCCTGATATCTTTGCCTTGGGTGAGATTGCTGAGCATCGGGAGAAAATGCTGGGTATCACAGCGGCGGCTGAACAGCAGGCAGATATTGCCGCCCGTTATATTGCCGGTGATCCTTTGAGCATGTACCAGGGATCTACACCCATGAATATCCTCAAATTTTCGCATCTGGATCTTTGCTCAGTAGGTATTGCAGAAATCCCGCATCACAACCGGCACGAATATGAGGAAATCATCTTCCTGGACAAATCCAGAGCTTATTACAAAAAGTGTATCATCCATCACGACAGGTTGGTAGGCGCTATTTTGATGGGAGACAAATCGGAGTTTGCCGAGTTTAAAAGCCTGATAGAAGAGAAAACAGAATTGGGAGATACCCGTGAAAAACTG